Part of the Elusimicrobiota bacterium genome, TGTCGTAACCGGCGGCGGCCCGGGCATAATGGAGGCCGCCAACCGTGGGGCTTATGAGGCGGGGGCAAAAACCGTAGGCCTTAATATCACGCTGCCAAACGAACAGGCGCCAAACCCTTACGTATCGCCCGAATTCTGCTTCCGCTTCCATTACTTTGCCGTCCGAAAAATGCATTTTGTAATGCGGGCCAGAGCCCTTGTGGCGTTCCCCGGCGGATTCGGCACGATGGATGAGCTTTTTGAAGTGCTTACGCTGGTTCAGACCGGAAAAAAACGCCGCCTTCCCATAATCTTAATGGGGCGCAAATATTGGGATGATGTTATTAATTTCGCGAACATAGCGAAATGGGGCTATATCGCGAAAGAGGATATTAAACTCTTTCATTATGCTGAAACCGGCCGCGAAGCCTGGAACATAATAAGCGGGTTTTACAAGGAACATCCTCTTGTTTCAGATTCCGTGACAGGGGAATCAGGGAAATTCTACTAGGAAAGGCTTAAGGCTGAAGGCTGAGGGCTAATTGAGCATGGGGGATTGGTGATTGACAAGGTTGAAACAAAACTGGCGCTGGGTCTGGCGGCCGTAACTGTCTGTCTGGCGCTTGTCCTTTGCGGTCTTCTAGCCGCTTACCCGCTGCCGGGCACTTTTGAGGCGCTTTACCCTGCAAATAATCCGGGTGTGCGCAACGGCATGTTCGCGGCGCCTGTCTGCAACGGAGTTCAGTGCCATCTTTGTCCTTACAATTGTTTCCTTCCGGAAGGGGCGCGCGGCCGCTGCCGGGTGCGTATTAATTACGGCGGGCGGATAAAAACCCTTGTTTATTCAAAGCCTGTTTCAGTCCACCTTGACCCCATAGAAAAAAAGCCGGTCTATCATCTTTACCCCGGCTCCCTGATCTATTCGCTGGCTACTCCCGGATGCAACCTGAAATGCAAGGCCTGCCAGAACTGGGAAATATCCCAGATCTGGCCTGAGGAAGCGGCCCGCTCGTCGCCGGTGCCCTCGGCCCTGACGGTAAAAACCGACGCCTCAGGCAGAGTTTACGGGGAACTGGCGCAAAAAGAAGTTTCCGCTCTTTCTCCCTCGGACATCGTGTCCTTCGCGCTCGCCACCCGTTCCAAAGCCGTCGCCTACACTTATTCCGAACCCGTGATTTTTTATGAATACATGTATGACACGGCCCGCTTTGCCAGGGAGAAAGGTCTTAAAAATGTGATGGTAAGCGCCGGCTATATCAACCGCGGGCCCCTGCTGGAGCTGCTGAAATACATGGATGTGGTTAAAATCGACCTTAAGGGCTTCAGCCCGGAGTTTTACCGCGCTTATGTGGGCGGGCGCCTTGAACCGGTAAAAGAAACGCTTCTGACTTTGAAAAAAAGCGGCGCCTTGTTTGAAGTGGTAAATCTGGTGGTGCCGGGCCTTAACGACGACGATAAAAGCCTTGACGAAATGATCGTCTGGATAAAAACAAACCTTGGCTCCGATACCCCGCTTTTTTTCTCGCGCTTCATGCCCAATTACCGGCTTGAAAATCTGGCGGCCACGCCGGTTGAAACGCTTACCCGGGCGCGCGCCGCGGCCCTTAAGGCGGGACTGAAATATGTTTATGTGGGCAATGTGCCCGGCCACGAGGGTGAAAACACCTACTGCCCGAAGTGCGGCCGGGTGCTGGTGCGGCGCTACGGCTATGCCGTGCTTGAAAACCTGCTGTCTTCGAACGGCGGCCGCTGCCCCTACGACGGCACAAAAATACCGGGAATATGGTGAACAGCGAATAGTACCCTTTTAAAAAAGGCGGAAAATGGAGGCAAGTATGGAAATTGGAAAAGAACTTCTTACGATAGTAGTGCAGCGCAAGGACGGAGACAAAGCCCTGGATGCCGCGTTGAAGGGGGGCGCTCCGGGGGCCAGCTATTTTTATGGAAGGGGGAAGGGCGTCAGGGAAAAACT contains:
- a CDS encoding TIGR00730 family Rossman fold protein; this encodes MPTKKQLIKQAFALKRSHAYRRAYADADFLSRNELRPVRLQLELLKPELYLADHNVTDTVVVFGSARTWDKPESEERIIELQKLVKRKPKDAELRKKLAAVRRLMSSVKYYDEARNLGKIVAENSLDGRKLIVVTGGGPGIMEAANRGAYEAGAKTVGLNITLPNEQAPNPYVSPEFCFRFHYFAVRKMHFVMRARALVAFPGGFGTMDELFEVLTLVQTGKKRRLPIILMGRKYWDDVINFANIAKWGYIAKEDIKLFHYAETGREAWNIISGFYKEHPLVSDSVTGESGKFY
- the amrS gene encoding AmmeMemoRadiSam system radical SAM enzyme, whose protein sequence is MIDKVETKLALGLAAVTVCLALVLCGLLAAYPLPGTFEALYPANNPGVRNGMFAAPVCNGVQCHLCPYNCFLPEGARGRCRVRINYGGRIKTLVYSKPVSVHLDPIEKKPVYHLYPGSLIYSLATPGCNLKCKACQNWEISQIWPEEAARSSPVPSALTVKTDASGRVYGELAQKEVSALSPSDIVSFALATRSKAVAYTYSEPVIFYEYMYDTARFAREKGLKNVMVSAGYINRGPLLELLKYMDVVKIDLKGFSPEFYRAYVGGRLEPVKETLLTLKKSGALFEVVNLVVPGLNDDDKSLDEMIVWIKTNLGSDTPLFFSRFMPNYRLENLAATPVETLTRARAAALKAGLKYVYVGNVPGHEGENTYCPKCGRVLVRRYGYAVLENLLSSNGGRCPYDGTKIPGIW